The bacterium DNA window TTAGCCGTAAATAAACCTTAACAAAAACTTGACAAAAACGTACAAAAAGGGCTAGACTGTTGATGGCGGTTCGGCCGAGGGGTTACTGTGTAAAAGCAGGGGCCCCGAGGGCGTTACCGCTACCTTTTTATACCCTCGGACTGTATGGGTCCGGCACAAAGACAATTCCATAGATATTATGAGTTGATCCATCATCTAAAGTACGATCACCCCTATACTGTAAACGCGACAACCAAGAGCCAAAATCGTCACTAATTTCTTGTCTATGTTCAGCACTCATACCTAGAAAAGGCAATCGAAAGCCCCAGTTTATGCAATAAATACATACATCTGCCGCCTGAATAGGGTAAATCAAATCTGATGACACAAAAAAGGGTAGAGGTACAATTCTTGAACTTCTGTATCTTCCGTTTTGTGTGCTAGTAAAGTACTTTTGTATCTGTTTAATAAATAATTTGTCCTGCTTTTTATCAGTCTCATCCATTACAATAAGTCCAGTTTGATTTTCCCTCTCTAAAAAGTAAAAATACCTTTCAAACAAAAACACATAGTCCTTTCTTAGCAGTACCTCATCAAATAGATCTTCTTCTTTAATAACTCCTCTTGGAATTGCAGAAGCAAATATTTTTGCTTCATTGTCAACAAGAATTTGGAAAATGCCCCGTGCTAATTCAATATTGGCTTGTGCATAAGCAAATAATTCGTTTCCTCTTGGTATATTATCTTGTCTTCGCAATAAAGATAAACAGAGGTTTCTCCTTTCTTCGTGATCAAGCGGTTCAATACCTCTTGCCATCCTGTATCTTGGTCGATTGGGCAGTTTCGCACCCTTTATTTCTATACCAAAGTTGTGACGCTCTTCTCCGAATATTGAACCTTCAAGATTTCTCATCTGCCTGACAAACGGCCATATCCTGTCAGCGCGTAAAGCAATCCCACCCCTTATCTCGTAGGGTGTATTTTTATGGTCATGCCCGCTTTCATCAAGGAATAACAACCAACTCATTTGAAGTTCCCCTTCATCCACCGCTCAACCACCGCGTCCCACTCCCCGCGGGCGCGCAGGATGAGCTCGCAAACCTCGCGCACGGCGCCCCGCCCACCGTCCGCAGCGCAGACGTAATGCACGAGCCCGCGCACGTCGGGGGCGGCGTCGGCGGGGCAGCAGGCCAGCCCGGCGAGAACCAGGCCCGGAAGGTCGTTCAGGTCGTCGCCGATGTAGCAGAGCCCGTCTTGGGCACAGTCCGCCGCCCGCAGGAGCTCCCGCACCGCCGGCCCCTTGTCCAGCGCGCCCTGGATGCAGTACTCCAGTTCCAGCTCCTCCGCCCGTTTTTCCACCGCCCGGCTGGATTTGCCGGTGACGATCGCCCGCTTGATCCCCACCCGACCCAGGAGGTAGAGCCCTAGCCCGTCCTTGACGTTAAAGATTTTCACCGGGACGCCGCCCGAGTCGGAGATCATCCCGCCGGCGGTGAGGACGCCGTCCACGTCCATGACCACGAGGCGCACCCGCCGGGCGCGCTCCGCCAGGTCGGCGACCCGACCCTCGCCGGGGAAGGTGATTTTTTCAGACATCGGGAAAGAGCTTCTCCAGCTCGCGCCGCAGCCCGTCCACCGCCAGAACTTGGTCCATCAGCCGGCCGAAGCCGTCCAGCGGCCAGACGGTGGCCGGATCGGACTTCGCCCGCGAAGGGTCGGGGTGCGTCTCGGCGAAGAGGGCGTCCACGCCGAAAGCCGCGGCGGCCCGGGCCAGCGGCGGGACGAACGCGCGCAGCCCGCCGGTCTGACCGGAAGATCCGCCCGGCTGCTGCAGCGAGTGCGTCGCGTCGTAACAGACCAGGGCTCCGGTCTCCCGCATCACCGCCAGCGAGCGCAAGTCCACCACCAGGTCGTGGTAGCCGAAGGCGTAGCCGCGCTCGGTGAGGATGATCCGGTCGCAACCCGCCGCCGTCAGCTTGGCGACGATGTGCCGGGTGTCGTCGGGGGCGAGGAACTGCCCCTTCTTCACGTTCACCGGCTTGCCCGTGAGGGCGCAGGCGGTGATGAGGTCGGTCTGGCGACAGAGGAACGCCGGCACCTGGAGGCAGTCCACGACCTCCCCCGCCGCCCGGGCCTCCTCGGGGGAGTGGACGTCGGTGAGCACCGGCAGGCCGGTCGCCTCCCGGACCTCGACGAGCACGCGCAACCCTTCTTCCAGGCCGGGGCCGCGGAAACTCTCCCCGCCGGTCCGGTTCGCCTTGTCGTAGCTTGATTTAAAAATAAGGCCGCAGCCGCGCTCCATCGCCAGGTCGGCGAGACGCTCCGCCACCCGCAGGGTCGAGTCGCGGTCCTCGACGACGCACGGGCCGGCGATGAAGACCAGATCCCGACCGAGCTCCACCGGACCGACGTTGAACTGTCTTCGAGGTTCCATTACATCACCCTACCGGCGCGGGGGTTCGAGTCCCAGTTCGCCCATGACGATCTGCAGGTCCTGCCACACGTCGCGCTTGGAGTCGGGGTTGCGCAGGCAGTAGGCCGGGTGGTAGGTGACGATGACCCGGGTGCGCTCGTTGTAGCGATGGATGGCGCCCCGGAGCCGGGAGATGGGCTCCTCACGTCCCAGGAGGCGGATGGCGGCATGGCGGCCCAGGCAGCAGACGAACTCCGGCACGATGAGGTTAATCTGGGCCTCCAGGTAAGGCCGGCAGGCGGCCGCCTCGGCGGGCAGCGGGTCCCGGTTGCCCGGCGGCCGGCACTTCAGGATGTTGGCGATGTAAACCTCCTCCCGCCGGAGGCCCATCGCCGCGATCATTTTATCCAGGAGCTTCCCGGCCCGGCCCACGAAAGGACGGCCCTGGGCGTCCTCGTCCGCTCCCGGGGCCTCGCCGATGAACATCAGCCGCGCGTCGGGCGCCCCCTCGCCGAAAACCACGCTCAACCGGGTCCGGGAGAGCTCGCACTTCGTACACCCGGCGGCGTCGGCCTGGCAGGCGGCGAGGTCGGGCCACGACTCGGGCTTCCCGGAGAAGAGGTCGCCCTCGGGCGGCAGGACGGTCAGAGAGGCCACCCCGTCGTCGCTTTTCGTTACTATTTTTTCCGGCTTCGCGGCCGGCTCGGGGATTTCCAAAGAAGGCGCGGGGATGGGCCGGGGGAGGTACATCAGACCCACCCTCGCCCAGAGGGCCAACTGTTCCGCCAGGAGTGAGCCGAGGCCGCCCACCGGATCAGGGTTTGCTCGACAATTGCAGCCGCTCCTGGACCATCTCCACCACCCGGTCAATGATGATGTAGGCCAGGGTCCGCTTGGACAGCTTGGGGTATGTTTCCACGACGCCCTTGGAGTCTATGATGGTCACCACGTTGGTGTCCACGGCGAAGCCGGCACCCTCCACGGTGATATCGTTGGCCACGATCAGGTCCAGGCTCTTCTCCTCCAGCTTGGCTTTGGCGTTGGGGATCAGGTCGCTGGTCTCCAGGGCGAACCCCACGTGGATGCGCCTGCCCTTCCGCACGCTAAAGGATTGGAGGATGTCCGGGGCCGGCTTGAGCTTGACGCTGATGTCCTTGTCGCCCTTCTTTATCTTCTCGCTGGCGACCTTTTCGGGGGCGTAGTCGCTCACCGCGGCGGCGGAAATGAAGATGTGGCAGTCCGGGTAGCTCCGCTCCACCGCGTCGAGCATCTCCACGGCGGTGGTCACCTGGTGGAAGCGGACCCCGGCGGGCGGCGTCAGCGAGGTCGGCCCGGAAACGAGGGCCACCTTCCCCCCGCGCAGTCGCGCCGCCTCGGCGAGGGCGAACCCCATCTTCCCCGAGGCCGGATTGGAGATGAACCGCACCGGGTCGAGCGCTTCCCGCGTGGCCCCGGCCGTGACCAGCACGTTGAAAGGGCGCGCAGGGAGATGGTCTCGATGGGCGCCAGTCGCCCGATCCCCTCCTCGCCGCAGGCCAGGTCGCCCTCCGCCGGGTCCACGAAATGGTAGCCCAGCACCTTGAGCTCCCTCACGTTGCGCACCACCTGGGGGTTCGTCCACAGGCGGGTGTTCATCGCCGGGGCGATGAGGACGGGGCACTTAATCGCCAACAGCGTGGTGGTGAGCAGGTCGTCGGCCACGCCGGCGTGTAGCTTGCCGAGAAGGTTGGCCGTGGCCGGGGCGACGACGCAGAGGTCCGCCTCCCGCGCCAGGTCCAGGTGGCGGTACTCGGGTGAGCCCGAGGAGGAGAACATCTCGACCAGTGCCGGCCGGCCGGTGAGCGAGGAGAAGGTCAGGGGAGTCACGAACCGGGCCGCGTTGGCCGTCAGGACGGTGTCCACCTCGACGCCGTGCCGGACGAAATCGCGCGCCAGCTCGCACGCCTTGTAGACCGCAATCCCCCCGGTCACGCCCAGGAGGACCCGGCTACCTCTCACCCGTTCGTAGTCTATCGCGCGGTCCATACCAGCCTCCCATACCCCGCTAAGAAGACGTTGGCATTATACCACGGAGGGGGGATGCTGTGGCCCGCGTGAGGTTGTGCGTAGACTTGGCTGTGGTGTTCCACACCCATTCCATGTGCTGAATTGTGAATTACATCGCCCCCCAACCATTCCGGTAAAGGGTTGAGGGATTTTCGCGCTTCGGGTCGGCGACCCTTGACGACCTTGCATTTTTGTGCTAAATTAAATTAACCTTGGGAAAGGTCTAAAAAGGGAGGATAAAATGGACAAACCCAAGTTCTTCTCTTCTCTTCTCTTCTCTTCTCTTCTCTTCTCGTCGATTTCGTGGCGTTCTTTCTGATTTCCTGTGAAGACGCCCTCTCGCCGTCGGAGTTATCACCGTCACCGAACGAGAGCTCTCTGGGAGGGGAGAGTGACCCCCCGCTGGGTTACTGGCGGATTGAGGGAATCATTGACGCCCCGCTCGACTGGACCCCCGGTTACCCCTACCGGGTACAGATCTGGATGTTCGGGCGAGAAGGAATGGACCAGCTCATCGGTCCGATGACGTTCACGCTGCTCTTCACCTATCCCGGCCAGAACTACAATCGCTGGTCCTTCGAGACCCAGGGGGATTACTATTGGTGGGGGGACATCTACCACTTGTTCTTTATTCCCAACCCCACCTGGTGGTCATTCCCCTTGGGTGAACCGCCGGTCTATGGGCACACCTATGTCCGGGGGTACAAGTTGGTAGAATTTGGAGGAGGCTGGGTGTTGGTGTTGGCGGATGAGGATACATCCTTCAACCCGTATAACCCGCCCAATCCCAATACGGATTGGAAGTACTACCAGCCATACCTTTACCTTCAGATGCCACGCTGTGATCTCTACTGGGCCTGGACTTCTGTCTATCTCGACTTAAGATAAGGAGGTGAAAACCGTGACCAAGATGACAATCCTTTTACTCTGCGCCCTCACGTTTTCGGCCACGCTCGGCCTGGCCGACGACGACTTGCAGGTTCTCTGGGAACAGCCCTACGACCTTGTGAGAATGAACGGAGGTTTTGGGATTTACGGTGAGTACTACACCCAGGACGACTTCACCCTGGAGACGGACGCGGTGCTCGAGGCCGTCGAATGCTGGGCTTATTACTACTTCCCCGATGACGACTACCACCCCCAGCCTTTCAACGTGACCATCCGCTACGACCACTACGGCATGCCCGGCGGCTACTACATAACCACCAGGACCTTCGATGTGGAGGAGACCGACACGGGTGACGACTACTACGGGTATACCGTGTACCACTACCGGTTGAACATAGATGGCCGCCATGTTGACGGCGGGACGCCGTTCTGGCTCGAAATCCGCACGGATGCCAGGAACTGCAAATGGGCCTGCAAAGATGTGGGCAACCTGTACTACCAGTGGAACCAGTGGGATAAAGCGGCCTTCTTCCGCCTCCTGGGCACGCCCCAGGACACCCGCGTGGAGCCCATGAGCTGGGGGGAGATAAAGGCTGGGTACTCGGACTAGCGTCCGCTGTTTAGACGCCGTGTGCCTAAATGTAGGGCGGGGACTTCCGTCTATCTCGACTTAAGATAAGGAGGTAGAAACCATGACCAGGATTACGATTCTTCTACTCCTCGTCGTCGCGTTCTCGGCCGTCCCCGTCGCGGCCGACGACGAACTCCAGGTACTGTGGGACCAGTGCTACGACTTCGCGTTCATGAACGGCGGCTGGGGGATATACGGCGAGTACTACACCCAGGACGACTTCACCCTGGAGATGGACGCGGAAATCGAGGCCGTGGAATTTTGGGCGTTCTACTCCCCCGAGGAGCCCGCCCACCCCAGGCCGTTCGACGTGAACGTGCGCTACGACCAGTACGGCATGCCCGGCGCCTACTACTATAGGACCAGGGTCGGCGGCGACGACCTGGAGGAGACCGACACCGGATTCGATTACAACGGGCATACCCTGTACCTGTACCGGCTGAATATCGAGCCCTGCCACGTTGACGGCGGGACGCAGTTCTGGCTCGAAATCCGCTCGGACGCCGAGAACTGCAAATGGGGCAGCAAAACTACAGGCAACCTGTACTACCAGTGGAACCAATGGGACGTTGCGGTCTACTTCCGCCTCCTGGGCACGCCCGTCGCTGGCGTCGAGACCGCGAGCTGGGGGGAAATCAAGGCGGGTTTCTCGGACTAGCGCCCGCGGTTTAGACGCCGTGTGTCTAAATGTAGGGCGGGGATTCCAATCCCCGCCGCGTTAAAAGGCAGCCCTCACCCCGACCCTCTCCCACAGGGAGAGGGGAGCCGCTCCGATCCTCACCCTGGCCCGTCGGCAAGCCTCTCCCTAAAAGGGAGAGGGGGCCGCTGCACCCCCCACCCTAGCCCGTAGGCGAGCCTCCCCCCAAAGGGGGGAGGGGACGCATGGCAACCCTCACCCCCATTCCCGTCGGCGCGCCGCTCCCACGGGGAGAGGGGGGGGAAATGCAGGGCGGGGATTCGATCCCCGCCGCTTTTTTTACGCAACCGAAAACTACAGGTCGTAGTACAGGAAAATCTCGTAGGGGTGCGGGCGGTTGACTATCCTTTGTATCTCGTTCTCCCGCTTGTAAGCCAGATAGGCGGCGATGAGCTCGTCGTCGAACACCCCGCCGACCTTGAGGTACGCGTGGTCGTACTCCAGGGCGTGGAGCGCCTGGACGAAGTCTCGGGGCATGAGGTGGTTTTTGCGCTCGGGCCCGACCAGGCCGCTCATCCGGCCCATGCCCTCGGGACCGAACGGTCCGTAGCCTAGCTCGGCGGGATCCAGTGCGTCCCGGATGCCGTCCAGCCCGGCCATGAGTTGCGCGGCCAGGGAGAGGTAGATGTTGCCGGTGGCGTCGGAGGGGCGGAACTCGATCCGCCGCTTTTCGGGCGCGGCGTAGGCCGGGACGCGGACCGCCGCCTCCCGGTTGGCCATGGCGTAGAAGAGCCACACCGGCGCCTCGTAACCCTCCACCAGCCGCTTGTAGGAGTTGGTGCTGGCGCAGCACAGGGCGGCCAGGCTCCGGGCGTGCTTGAGCACCCCCGCCGTGTAGGCCCGCGCCAAGCGGTTGAGACCCGTCTCGTCGTCCCCGGCGAAGGCGGATTCCCCGTCGCCTTTACACAGGTACTGGTGGAAGTGCATCCCAGACCCGTTGACCCCGTAGATGGGCTTGGGCATGAAGGTGGCGGTTTTCCCGGCGAGGACGGCCAGGTTCTGTATCACGTACTTGATCCACATCCCGTTGTCGGCCGTGCGCGCGAGGTCGTTGAAGAGGACCTCGATTTCCTGCTGCCCCGGTCCGCCCACCTCGTGGTGGTGGTACTTCACCGGGATGTCCATCTCGGTCAAGAGCCGCATCACCTCGGTGCGCAGGTCGTGGGTTTTGTCCCGGGGGTTGACGGCGTGGTAGCCGTCCTGGTGCTTGATCTGGTACCCCAGGTTCCCGTGCTCCGAAGGACCGTAGTTCCAGTCGGCCTCGTCGCAGTCGAACTCATAGCCCAGGGCGTTGTCGCGCGTGGTGAAGACGACCTTGTCGAAGATGAAGAACTCTAGGCCAGAGCCCGCTTGGCGACCTGCCGGGGATCGCCGGGGAAGGGCTCGCCGGTCCCCGCGGCGCAGCAGTCGCAGATGAAGCTGGCGCACGGCTCCTCCCAGAATACGTCCTCCATCGCCGTGGTCTTGTCCGGGATGAGCACCATGTCCCCGCCGGTGACTTTTCGCTGGAAGCCGGCGATGGCCGAGCCGTCGAAGCCCACCCCCCGGGTGAAAACCTTCTCGTCGAGGAACTCCACCGGGAGGGTCACGTGGTGCCAGCGGCCGGGGAGGTCCACGTACTTCAGGTCCACCGTGGTGATTTCCTCCTCCTTGAAGCGCTTTTTAATCTCCTCGGCCGAGGTCTCGTGGGTGAAGTCGAACTTGTACATGCCCGTCTCCCCGTGGGGGTAAAAAAAGGGAACGCCCGCTCTTTTTAGTTCAAGGCAAGGGGTTTTGCCAGGGGCATAGCTCGGTTCACCGGGGGCGTAGCTCGCTTCGCTCGGTTAAACCCCTTGTTCCACCCCTTGTTTAGTTTAGTGGATTCTATCCGCCCCGCCGGCGGCTGTCAACCGCGGGGCCCGTCAATCCGCCCGGTCGGAATGCCTCACTCGGACGCGAGGGGAATCTGCGGGGGGTGGTCCAGGCTCAACTCGGGGATTTTACAGGCATTGACCCCCGCGCCGCACTCGGCGAGAAGCCCCTCC harbors:
- a CDS encoding DUF3800 domain-containing protein; translation: MDEGELQMSWLLFLDESGHDHKNTPYEIRGGIALRADRIWPFVRQMRNLEGSIFGEERHNFGIEIKGAKLPNRPRYRMARGIEPLDHEERRNLCLSLLRRQDNIPRGNELFAYAQANIELARGIFQILVDNEAKIFASAIPRGVIKEEDLFDEVLLRKDYVFLFERYFYFLERENQTGLIVMDETDKKQDKLFIKQIQKYFTSTQNGRYRSSRIVPLPFFVSSDLIYPIQAADVCIYCINWGFRLPFLGMSAEHRQEISDDFGSWLSRLQYRGDRTLDDGSTHNIYGIVFVPDPYSPRV
- a CDS encoding HAD hydrolase family protein — translated: MSEKITFPGEGRVADLAERARRVRLVVMDVDGVLTAGGMISDSGGVPVKIFNVKDGLGLYLLGRVGIKRAIVTGKSSRAVEKRAEELELEYCIQGALDKGPAVRELLRAADCAQDGLCYIGDDLNDLPGLVLAGLACCPADAAPDVRGLVHYVCAADGGRGAVREVCELILRARGEWDAVVERWMKGNFK
- the kdsA gene encoding 3-deoxy-8-phosphooctulonate synthase, whose protein sequence is MEPRRQFNVGPVELGRDLVFIAGPCVVEDRDSTLRVAERLADLAMERGCGLIFKSSYDKANRTGGESFRGPGLEEGLRVLVEVREATGLPVLTDVHSPEEARAAGEVVDCLQVPAFLCRQTDLITACALTGKPVNVKKGQFLAPDDTRHIVAKLTAAGCDRIILTERGYAFGYHDLVVDLRSLAVMRETGALVCYDATHSLQQPGGSSGQTGGLRAFVPPLARAAAAFGVDALFAETHPDPSRAKSDPATVWPLDGFGRLMDQVLAVDGLRRELEKLFPDV
- a CDS encoding uracil-DNA glycosylase, with the translated sequence MGGLGSLLAEQLALWARVGLMYLPRPIPAPSLEIPEPAAKPEKIVTKSDDGVASLTVLPPEGDLFSGKPESWPDLAACQADAAGCTKCELSRTRLSVVFGEGAPDARLMFIGEAPGADEDAQGRPFVGRAGKLLDKMIAAMGLRREEVYIANILKCRPPGNRDPLPAEAAACRPYLEAQINLIVPEFVCCLGRHAAIRLLGREEPISRLRGAIHRYNERTRVIVTYHPAYCLRNPDSKRDVWQDLQIVMGELGLEPPRR
- a CDS encoding glutamine synthetase beta-grasp domain-containing protein; this translates as MYKFDFTHETSAEEIKKRFKEEEITTVDLKYVDLPGRWHHVTLPVEFLDEKVFTRGVGFDGSAIAGFQRKVTGGDMVLIPDKTTAMEDVFWEEPCASFICDCCAAGTGEPFPGDPRQVAKRALA